The region GTCGCCGCCGTCGTCGTGGCCTCCGAAGGCGCGCGCTGGCTGGTTCTCGCGGGCTCGCTGCCCCCGGGCGCCCCGAGCGACTTCTACGTGCGCGTGATCGAGGCGGTGCGCAGCGGCCTCGGCACCGGGGCCCCGCGCATCGCGGTCGACACGTCGGGCGATGCGCTCGCCCGCACGGTGGCGGAGGGTCACCCCGACCTCATCAAACCCAATGACGACGAGCTCGCCGAACTGGTGGGCGAACCTCTCACCGGAGGCGACCGGGTCGCAGACGCCGTGCGTCTGGCCCGGAGCATCGTGCCGTCCCGCGCGGCAGCGGCCCTCGTGACCCTCGGGTCGGCGGGTGCTGCGCTGGTCACCGCGGATGCGGCGTGGGCGGCGCCCACACCCCGCATCCGGGTCCGCAGCACCGTCGGAGCGGGGGACAGCTCGCTCGCGGGCTACCTGCTCGCAGACACTGCGGGCGCGTCAGCCGAGGACAGTCTGCGTCAC is a window of Microbacterium terrae DNA encoding:
- a CDS encoding 1-phosphofructokinase family hexose kinase, which produces MIVTLTAHPSLDRAIELDTALQAGGVQSASSGREDAGGKGVNVARVIAAAGVPVRAVLPLAEDDPFRAPLHSTGLDALTVPVAGRVRTNLTLVDPAGVTTKINLPGAALDPAERDAIVAAVVVASEGARWLVLAGSLPPGAPSDFYVRVIEAVRSGLGTGAPRIAVDTSGDALARTVAEGHPDLIKPNDDELAELVGEPLTGGDRVADAVRLARSIVPSRAAAALVTLGSAGAALVTADAAWAAPTPRIRVRSTVGAGDSSLAGYLLADTAGASAEDSLRHAIRYGAAAASLPGTQAPAPTDLPGDDLPVATF